The DNA segment TCAAAAGTTCGAAATCTTTTGTCACTTGTTCCAAAAACTCGTTAACCTCGTCTTCGCTGTAACCTCGGAATCCACGACCAAACTCTTTGTTATATATATCTAGTGGTGAAAGTGGCATTGTAAAAAATCTCCCCTTTATTACTTACATCGTTTCAAACTATTATACCTTTCATTGTCATCGTTTACAGCAATAATTCGAATTTCTTGAATTATTTTCACGATTTTGGCTCGATTCGACTAATTTGAAGTCGAATTTTATCTTTTTTTGTGCGTCCTTCAATTAAACCAATTTTAATTCGTCCATATCCTCTAATAGATAATAGATCTGATTCATGCAGCTCAAATGATGGTTGTTCGCGGACGGACCAATTCACTTTTACTTTACCACTATGAATTAGCATCGAGGCTTTTTGTCTAGAGACATTAAATAATGAAGCTATTATGGTATCAATTCTCATCGAACTCACAGTATGAGTTTCTTCTACCCACACATCACTATTTTCTATATATGGATGATCAAGCGGCAATTCTTCCACTTTTACTTTAGATTTACCAATCGAAGTAATATGCATGCTAACAAAATCCGCTACTTCTGATGCTACAGCAAATTCAATCCGATCATCATTTACACGAATATCACCAAATTTTGAACGATCAAGTCCTAGTGACATGAGTGTACCTAATACATCTGGGTGCTCTAGTTTAATGAATTTTGATGGGTATTTAATTGAAAACATAGTTATGCCATAGTCTTCGTTAGTTGCAACAAAGTAAGATGGTGATATAAGCATGCGTTTTCGTTCGGCTTCAGAAAATTCACCAAAGACGGAAGTTAAAACCTCGTCATTTTGTCCAATTAAAGAATTAGCAATATATTGTTGTCTTGGATCTAAAAAATCGGTCAATTTCGGAGCATAGCGATCTTGGGTTTCTCGAACCCACCCACTAACTTGCTCAATAAATGGTTGTTCATCTTTGCGAAAATGTTGGAATACTTGTTCCATCTGTTGTTCTTCCTTTCAATGTTAAAAAAAGTCCCACAAATGTGAGACTAGATTTTATATATAAGATGTTAGTGAAAGCAATCCTGACTGGGCTAATCTTAAAACCAGTATACCCACAAGTGGGGATAAATCAATCATACCAAGTGGTGGGATAAAGCGTCTGAATGGTTCTAAATAT comes from the Paenisporosarcina antarctica genome and includes:
- a CDS encoding YlmH family RNA-binding protein, with protein sequence MEQVFQHFRKDEQPFIEQVSGWVRETQDRYAPKLTDFLDPRQQYIANSLIGQNDEVLTSVFGEFSEAERKRMLISPSYFVATNEDYGITMFSIKYPSKFIKLEHPDVLGTLMSLGLDRSKFGDIRVNDDRIEFAVASEVADFVSMHITSIGKSKVKVEELPLDHPYIENSDVWVEETHTVSSMRIDTIIASLFNVSRQKASMLIHSGKVKVNWSVREQPSFELHESDLLSIRGYGRIKIGLIEGRTKKDKIRLQISRIEPKS